The Tautonia plasticadhaerens nucleotide sequence CCCCGGAGCGGCTCCGGGAATTCCAGGCCGCGCTGACCCGGCAGGGGGCCGAGATCCACTGGCCGAGGGCCCGGCCGCGCTGATCGGCTCCCGAACTGCCTCGATCGAGCCGAGTGGCCCGGGAGGCTGAACCGTCGGGTTGGCCGGAGTTGAGCGGGATCCGAGTGATAAGGGCACGTCGATGACTCCCGCCCATTGCCGCGACGAGACGGCCGACCGCCCGTCGGAGCCCTGGCCGCCCCCTCGATGGGCCCTCCGTCCCCCTCTCCCCGCAAGCGGGGAGAGGGTTGGGGTGAGGGGTCTTCGAGTGGTCGCGGGGCCTTGCGATCCCTCCGAGCCCCCCTCACCCGGGCTTCGCCCACCCTCTCCCCCGGGGACGGGGGCGAGGGTCGGATCGGACGATCGGCACCCGGCATCCGTCGGCGGCCCCAGTCAGTGATCAGGTCAGTCCGGTCGCCCGGCGGCCGGGAGTTGGCTCGGCTCAGGCCCGGGCGGCGGGGTCGGGCCGACCGGACTCGAAGGGGAGGGGCACCGGGGCGCGTGCCTCCGGGGCCTGGGAGCCCTGCAGCGCGGTCCGGACCATGATGAACTCGCCGATGTTCTCCAGGGTCAGCAGGCCGATCGGCCGCTGGAGGCCGTCGACGACCTGGAGGCAGGGGCCCTCGCCCTCCCGGAGCCGGGCCAGGGCAGGGACGATCGGGGCGTCGACCTCGATGGTGCCCAGCTTCGGCCGGGAGAAGTCGGAGACCCGGCCGTCCCGGCCGGCCTTCGAGAGGCCGTCCATCAGGCTCGACCGGGTCAGGACGCCGACCGGCTTCTGGCGGTCGGCGTCCTCGACCACGGGGAAGTCCTGCTGCGACCCGGCCAGCAGCAGGCTCGCGGCGTGGCCGAGCGAGTCGTCGGGGGCGAGCGTGTGGTACTCGGTGAGCATCGCGTCCCGGATCCGGGCCCCCTGGAGGTTCACCCGCTCCTCGACCTGCCGGGCCTCGGCCTCGGCGCCGATCCAGACGAACAGGGCGATCAGCAGCAGGAACGGGTTGGAGACCAGCCCGAGGAAGCCGAAGCCGATGGCCAGGGACTGGCCGATCGTCGCGGCCAGGCGGGTGGCCCGGGCGTAGGGCATGGCCATCGCCAGCAGGGCCCGGAGGACCCGGCCGCCGTCCATCGGGAAGGCCGGGATGAGGTTGAAGAGGACGAGGAAGACGTTGATGAACGCCAGGGTGGCGAACGGGTTGTCGTCGGGGTCGAAGAGATTGACGCTGGGGATCATGTCGGCCAGGTCGTTGCGGGAGAGCAGCAGGCCGCCGACCAGGACCGCCGCGATCACCACGTTCACCGCCGGGCCGGCCAGGGCGACGAGCAGCTCCTGGCCGGGCTTCTCCGGGATCCGTTGGAGGCGGGCGACGCCGCCGATGGGGAGCAGGGTGATGTCGGCCGTCGGCACGCCGAAGCGCCGGGCCATCAGGGCGTGGCCCAGCTCGTGGAGCACGACGCAGCCGAAGACGGCGACGACCATCAGCACCGCCCGGAGGGCCGCGCCGAGGTCCTCCCCGCTGACGGCATAGGCCCGGACGCCGATGAACGCCAGCAGGATCAGGAAGGTCCAGTGGACGAACAGCGGGATGCCCGCCAGCCTGCCGAGCTTGATGGACCAGGACATTCGGTTGCGAGCTCCTCGATGCGATCGTCGGCCGGGGCGTCCGGGCCCCGTCCCCCGGCCGACACCCGGCCGCATCGGGAGGCTCCCCGCCCGTCCCTAGCGTACACGTTCGGGCAAGGCGGATCCGCCGGTGACCCGGCGGATCCGCCCGGGGCCGGGGCGCCTCGGGGCGGGGGGATGCCGACGGGGGGCGGGCGATGGTATGAATGGGGCGAACGTCAGGGGGCGACGGCCGTCGTCGCCCCGCCCCCGACCCGACCCGAAATCCAATCCCGCCCGACCCGACCCAACCTGCGAGGTGCCGCCGTGCCGAGTGCCGAATCGTCCCACCTGAGCTTGGGGGTGTGCAGCTGGAGCCTCCAGGTGACGAGCATCCCGGAATTGAACCGGCTGCTGGCCGAGCTGGGGGTGAAGGCGACCCAGA carries:
- a CDS encoding site-2 protease family protein, with product MSWSIKLGRLAGIPLFVHWTFLILLAFIGVRAYAVSGEDLGAALRAVLMVVAVFGCVVLHELGHALMARRFGVPTADITLLPIGGVARLQRIPEKPGQELLVALAGPAVNVVIAAVLVGGLLLSRNDLADMIPSVNLFDPDDNPFATLAFINVFLVLFNLIPAFPMDGGRVLRALLAMAMPYARATRLAATIGQSLAIGFGFLGLVSNPFLLLIALFVWIGAEAEARQVEERVNLQGARIRDAMLTEYHTLAPDDSLGHAASLLLAGSQQDFPVVEDADRQKPVGVLTRSSLMDGLSKAGRDGRVSDFSRPKLGTIEVDAPIVPALARLREGEGPCLQVVDGLQRPIGLLTLENIGEFIMVRTALQGSQAPEARAPVPLPFESGRPDPAARA